From Streptosporangium album, the proteins below share one genomic window:
- a CDS encoding AAA family ATPase: MITRIEIDGFKSFLNFDLDVPPFLVLVGPNASGKSNLFDALTFVADEIAGSGGLLDARRGLPGEQFHRVARGAPIPGFVVSVEALISPEPGALLPIRFDVGAEMVLRIPRSSGSVISHMAHRLPEELLELIVEDPEPEITPRRTVQSWRRHVPSPVAMRRRCSPADRGPLAADGANLAAVLGRMAGSAALADLMVDLAGVLPDVVALLPRVDREECSFELVVDGQGKVPAALLSDGTLRTLGLLAALHDPDHPGTLLVEEIENSVHPASLGELLRRIRQRVVEPGGARPFRQVILTSHSPVVVAEIYQTDPDALTFLDTAVRVDPDNDRVSRVTVAKPVMPDGEPGTFVSPRQVRKYLGAAA; this comes from the coding sequence ATGATCACTCGGATCGAGATCGACGGGTTCAAGTCCTTCTTGAACTTCGACCTCGACGTGCCGCCCTTCCTCGTGCTGGTCGGTCCCAACGCGAGCGGCAAGTCGAACCTGTTCGACGCCCTCACGTTCGTCGCCGACGAGATCGCCGGTTCCGGCGGCCTGCTCGACGCGCGCAGGGGCCTGCCGGGGGAGCAGTTCCACCGGGTGGCGCGAGGGGCGCCCATTCCCGGGTTCGTCGTCTCGGTGGAGGCCCTGATCTCGCCGGAGCCCGGCGCGCTGCTGCCGATCCGGTTCGACGTGGGCGCGGAGATGGTGCTCAGGATCCCCAGGTCCAGCGGGTCCGTCATCAGCCATATGGCCCACCGACTCCCGGAGGAGCTGCTGGAGCTCATCGTCGAGGATCCGGAGCCGGAGATCACGCCTCGCCGTACGGTCCAGTCGTGGCGCCGCCACGTCCCGTCGCCGGTGGCCATGCGCCGCCGGTGCTCCCCGGCCGACCGCGGCCCGCTCGCGGCGGACGGTGCCAACCTCGCCGCGGTGCTCGGGCGGATGGCGGGATCGGCCGCGCTGGCCGACCTCATGGTCGACCTCGCCGGCGTGCTTCCCGACGTGGTCGCGCTGCTGCCCCGCGTCGACCGTGAGGAATGCTCCTTCGAGCTGGTCGTCGACGGTCAGGGGAAGGTGCCGGCCGCGCTGCTGTCGGACGGGACCCTGCGGACCCTCGGGCTGCTCGCCGCCCTGCACGATCCGGACCATCCCGGCACCCTCCTGGTGGAGGAGATCGAGAACAGCGTGCACCCGGCCAGCCTCGGCGAGCTGCTCCGCCGGATCCGGCAGCGCGTCGTCGAGCCGGGCGGCGCGAGGCCGTTCCGGCAGGTGATCCTCACCAGCCACTCCCCGGTGGTGGTCGCCGAGATCTACCAGACCGATCCCGACGCGCTGACCTTCCTGGACACCGCGGTCCGGGTCGACCCCGACAACGACCGGGTCTCACGGGTGACCGTCGCCAAGCCCGTCATGCCGGACGGTGAGCCGGGCACGTTCGTCTCGCCCCGGCAGGTCCGCAAATATCTGGGCGCCGCGGCATGA
- a CDS encoding putative bifunctional diguanylate cyclase/phosphodiesterase has translation MADPNDTRDTGPRAGSPLWAYLATVITIGFTTLVLAQWRISPPETVALAHSPLFWMLTILVVLGELRPVLLSSSATVGGTYPSTMFTFAALLHYGLPIAVLMQAVGMVVNSVVTRKAWHRVMFNIAQATLACTAAGGVLVLLGGGPAPEASWVPRGPDLLAIGLAGLAYFVVRGLLVSGAVALHERRSISRVIRTTIGHQSLVYAGLLGMAPLVVVVMNHSPALVPLFVAPLAAVYFTATMSLRRDHQAMHDVLTGLPNRKMLVFSAEEALAETRMGEQVGLLLLDLDRFKEVNDTLGHPVGDRLLQIVAHRLTHSVRPGDVVARLGGDEFAVLLPSVRDAAAAREVAARLRVALTEPVRLEGMTFDLDASIGIALHPDHAPDFELLLQRADVAMYLAKEGRTGVEIYVADKDRNSPERLNLIGDLRRAIDRSELRLHYQPKLDLASGQVRGVEALLRWRHPERGMISPGEFVPMAEQSYLMRHLTQYVIDAALEQTAHWWHTGLHEQVSVNVSARDLLDSALPDRLEAGLAQYRLPPKAIQLEVTERILMTDQAYTADAVRALASLGVPLALDDFGTGYSSLVRLQRLPVSEVKIDASFVRRIGESKDDERIVRSIVDLVRSLGLRSVAEGVESAEVATRLTRMGCDLAQGWLFAEPMSAADATVWLRKHRAPATPGFHLPSSAEVLDSQRA, from the coding sequence ATGGCCGACCCAAATGACACACGCGACACCGGGCCCCGTGCCGGGTCACCCCTGTGGGCCTATCTCGCCACCGTCATCACGATCGGGTTCACCACCCTCGTCCTGGCCCAGTGGCGGATCAGCCCACCGGAGACGGTGGCCCTCGCCCACAGCCCGCTGTTCTGGATGCTGACGATCCTCGTCGTGCTGGGCGAGCTGCGGCCGGTGCTGCTGTCGTCGTCGGCGACGGTGGGCGGCACCTACCCGTCGACGATGTTCACCTTCGCCGCGCTGCTCCACTACGGGCTGCCGATCGCCGTGTTGATGCAGGCGGTCGGCATGGTCGTCAACAGCGTCGTCACCCGCAAGGCGTGGCACCGCGTCATGTTCAACATCGCGCAGGCGACGCTGGCCTGCACCGCGGCCGGCGGGGTGCTCGTGCTGCTCGGGGGCGGTCCGGCGCCGGAGGCGTCCTGGGTGCCCAGAGGGCCCGACCTGCTCGCCATCGGGCTGGCCGGGCTCGCCTACTTCGTGGTCCGGGGGCTGCTGGTGTCCGGCGCCGTGGCGTTGCACGAACGCCGGTCGATCAGCCGGGTGATCAGGACCACCATCGGTCACCAGAGCCTGGTCTACGCCGGGCTGCTCGGAATGGCCCCGCTGGTCGTGGTGGTGATGAACCACTCCCCGGCGCTGGTTCCGCTGTTCGTCGCGCCGCTGGCCGCGGTCTACTTCACCGCCACCATGTCGCTCCGCCGGGACCATCAGGCGATGCACGACGTCCTCACCGGCCTGCCCAACCGCAAGATGCTGGTGTTCAGCGCCGAAGAGGCGCTCGCCGAGACGCGGATGGGCGAGCAGGTCGGCCTGTTGCTGCTCGATCTCGACAGGTTCAAGGAGGTCAACGACACGCTGGGGCACCCGGTGGGTGACCGGCTGCTGCAGATCGTGGCGCACCGGCTCACCCACAGCGTACGGCCGGGCGACGTGGTGGCCCGGCTCGGCGGCGACGAGTTCGCGGTGCTGCTGCCCTCGGTCAGGGACGCCGCCGCGGCACGGGAGGTGGCCGCGCGGCTGCGGGTGGCCCTCACCGAGCCGGTCCGCCTGGAGGGGATGACCTTCGACCTGGACGCCTCGATCGGCATCGCGCTCCACCCCGACCACGCGCCGGACTTCGAGCTGTTGCTGCAACGGGCCGACGTGGCGATGTACCTGGCCAAGGAGGGACGGACCGGTGTCGAGATCTACGTCGCCGACAAGGACCGGAACAGTCCCGAACGGCTCAATCTCATCGGCGACCTGCGCAGGGCCATCGACCGTTCCGAGCTCCGGCTCCACTATCAGCCCAAGCTCGACCTGGCCAGTGGGCAGGTGCGCGGGGTCGAGGCGCTGCTGCGGTGGCGTCACCCCGAGCGGGGGATGATCTCCCCGGGAGAGTTCGTGCCGATGGCCGAGCAGTCGTACCTCATGCGGCATCTCACCCAGTACGTCATCGACGCGGCCCTGGAGCAGACGGCCCACTGGTGGCACACCGGTCTGCACGAGCAGGTGTCGGTAAACGTTTCCGCCCGGGACCTGCTCGACTCCGCCCTTCCCGACCGGCTGGAGGCCGGCCTCGCGCAGTACCGGCTGCCGCCCAAGGCCATCCAGCTCGAGGTCACCGAGCGCATCCTGATGACCGACCAGGCCTACACCGCGGACGCGGTCCGCGCCCTGGCCTCGCTCGGTGTGCCGCTCGCCCTGGACGACTTCGGCACCGGCTACTCCTCGCTGGTCCGCCTGCAGCGCCTGCCGGTCTCCGAGGTCAAGATCGACGCGTCGTTCGTCCGCAGGATCGGGGAGTCCAAGGACGACGAGCGGATCGTCCGCTCCATCGTGGACCTGGTCCGTTCCCTGGGGCTGCGCTCGGTCGCCGAAGGCGTCGAGTCGGCCGAGGTGGCCACCCGCCTGACCCGCATGGGATGCGACCTCGCCCAAGGCTGGCTGTTCGCCGAGCCCATGTCCGCCGCGGACGCCACCGTCTGGCTCCGCAAACACCGCGCCCCGGCCACGCCCGGCTTCCATCTCCCGAGCTCCGCCGAGGTGCTCGACTCCCAGAGAGCCTGA
- the gatC gene encoding Asp-tRNA(Asn)/Glu-tRNA(Gln) amidotransferase subunit GatC, with product MSAITRDEVAHLARLSRLALADEELDHFAAQLDVIIGAVARVAEVAADDIPPSSHALPLTNVYRPDEVRPGLSPEAALSGAPAVEDGRFRVPRILGEEA from the coding sequence ATGTCCGCCATAACCCGCGACGAGGTCGCTCACCTCGCCCGGCTGTCCCGGCTGGCGCTGGCCGACGAGGAGCTCGACCACTTCGCCGCCCAGCTCGATGTGATCATCGGTGCGGTCGCCCGCGTCGCCGAGGTGGCGGCCGACGACATCCCGCCGTCCTCGCACGCGCTCCCGCTCACCAACGTCTACCGTCCCGACGAGGTACGCCCCGGCCTGTCGCCCGAGGCGGCGCTGTCGGGCGCCCCGGCGGTCGAGGACGGCCGCTTCCGTGTTCCGCGCATCCTCGGGGAGGAAGCATGA
- the mycP gene encoding type VII secretion-associated serine protease mycosin produces the protein MMIGRALVAVSMLLAVTAPAAPAEAAEPAKCLPERGTLTIGESWAQRRFNLPDVWQLTRGAGVTVAVIDSGLNTGHPQLTRAGAYEVTGTGTRDCFGHGTAVAGIIGAAPTKGSPFVGVAPAAKLISIKHTDDRQGDVGRLAQAIVKAVELGADVINVSVEASNVPDLNNAVAYALSKDVVVVAAAGNTTKEDGTPVPSYPAAYPGVLSVGGAGPDGARVDSSNATTPVTVVGPGKEITSTWPFRAYKEGLVGTSFAAPYVAGTVALVRSRYPELTNAEVVRRIALTADGGSGTGTGAGMVNPLLAVSAILPSETVALAPQEPAPLAADAIRPAPPVDSQSISIAVWVALLSLMTAVVVTLGSVAIPLGRRRRWRPGTLENGT, from the coding sequence ATGATGATCGGTCGAGCGCTCGTCGCGGTGTCGATGTTGCTGGCGGTCACGGCTCCGGCGGCCCCGGCCGAGGCGGCGGAGCCCGCCAAGTGCCTACCCGAACGCGGCACCCTGACCATCGGGGAGTCGTGGGCCCAGCGGCGATTCAACCTGCCCGACGTGTGGCAGCTGACCAGGGGCGCCGGGGTGACCGTCGCCGTCATCGACAGCGGCCTGAACACCGGCCATCCCCAGCTGACGCGGGCCGGCGCGTACGAGGTCACCGGCACCGGCACCCGCGACTGCTTCGGGCACGGCACGGCGGTGGCGGGCATCATCGGCGCCGCCCCGACGAAAGGGAGCCCTTTCGTCGGGGTCGCGCCGGCGGCGAAACTGATCTCCATCAAACACACCGACGACCGCCAGGGCGATGTCGGCAGGCTGGCCCAGGCGATCGTGAAGGCCGTCGAACTCGGCGCCGACGTGATCAACGTGTCGGTCGAGGCGAGCAACGTGCCCGACCTGAACAACGCGGTCGCCTACGCGCTGTCCAAGGACGTGGTGGTGGTCGCGGCGGCGGGCAACACCACGAAGGAGGACGGCACCCCCGTCCCCTCCTATCCGGCCGCCTACCCCGGAGTCCTGTCCGTCGGCGGCGCCGGTCCCGACGGGGCCAGGGTCGACTCCTCGAACGCCACCACGCCGGTCACCGTGGTGGGCCCCGGCAAGGAGATCACCAGCACCTGGCCCTTCCGGGCCTACAAAGAGGGACTGGTGGGCACCAGTTTCGCCGCACCGTACGTGGCCGGGACCGTCGCGCTGGTCCGCTCCCGCTATCCGGAGCTGACCAACGCGGAGGTGGTGCGGCGCATCGCGCTCACCGCCGACGGCGGGTCCGGGACCGGGACCGGTGCGGGCATGGTCAACCCGCTGCTGGCGGTCTCGGCGATCCTGCCCTCGGAGACGGTCGCGCTCGCACCGCAGGAGCCCGCGCCGCTGGCGGCCGACGCGATACGGCCCGCGCCGCCGGTTGACTCCCAGAGCATCTCGATCGCCGTCTGGGTCGCGCTGCTCTCGCTGATGACGGCCGTCGTGGTCACGTTGGGTAGCGTCGCGATCCCCCTGGGACGCCGCCGCAGGTGGCGGCCGGGAACTCTGGAGAACGGGACGTGA
- the gatB gene encoding Asp-tRNA(Asn)/Glu-tRNA(Gln) amidotransferase subunit GatB, with amino-acid sequence MSTTHTLMPYDEALERFEPVLGLETHVELGTASKMFCGCPTTFGAPPNTHVCPVCLALPGALPTANAAAIESTIRIGLALNCSIAEWCRFARKNYFYPDMPKNYQISQYDEPLCSDGYLDVEVEGRTVRIEIERVHLEEDTGKSTHVGGATGRIHGADYSIVDYNRAGIPLVEIVTKPIPGTDRLAPEIARAYGTELREVMRGLGVSDVRMEEGSMRFDVNVSLMPRGSSEWGTRTETKNVNSLRSVERSVRGEIERQAAILAGGGRILQETRHFHENTGTTTSGRSKEEAQDYRYFPEPDLVPIAPDTAWVASLKETLPELPSVRRKRLQQEWGVSGLDMEAMHNADAIGLVEATVAAGAPPADARKWWMGELARRANEAAVPLSELRITPDQIARVCAMVAGGALNDKLARQVLEGVLNGEGSPDEVVAARGLQIVNDEGELTAIIDQVLAENAAAADKVRSGKIAAVGALVGGVMKASRGKADAGRARELLLEKLGVSE; translated from the coding sequence GTGAGCACCACCCATACGCTCATGCCGTACGACGAGGCGCTGGAGCGCTTCGAGCCGGTGCTTGGCCTGGAGACGCATGTCGAGCTGGGCACGGCGTCGAAGATGTTCTGCGGCTGCCCGACGACGTTCGGCGCTCCGCCGAACACCCACGTCTGCCCGGTCTGCCTGGCCCTGCCCGGCGCGCTGCCGACGGCCAACGCCGCGGCGATCGAGTCGACGATCCGCATCGGCCTGGCGCTCAACTGCTCGATCGCCGAGTGGTGCCGCTTCGCCCGGAAGAACTACTTCTATCCGGACATGCCGAAGAACTACCAGATCAGCCAGTACGACGAGCCGCTCTGCTCCGACGGCTACCTCGACGTCGAGGTGGAGGGCAGGACGGTGCGGATCGAGATCGAGCGGGTCCACCTGGAGGAGGACACCGGTAAGTCCACCCACGTGGGCGGGGCGACCGGCCGGATCCACGGCGCCGACTACTCGATCGTCGACTACAACCGCGCGGGCATCCCGCTGGTGGAGATCGTCACCAAGCCGATCCCCGGCACCGACCGGCTCGCTCCCGAGATCGCCCGTGCCTACGGCACCGAGCTGCGCGAGGTCATGCGCGGCCTCGGCGTCTCGGATGTGCGCATGGAGGAGGGGTCCATGCGTTTCGACGTGAACGTCTCCCTCATGCCGCGTGGTTCCTCCGAGTGGGGCACCCGTACCGAGACCAAGAACGTCAACTCGCTGCGCAGTGTCGAGCGCTCGGTCCGCGGCGAGATCGAGCGCCAGGCCGCGATCCTCGCGGGTGGCGGCCGGATCCTCCAGGAGACCCGCCACTTCCACGAGAACACCGGCACCACCACGTCGGGCCGGTCCAAGGAGGAGGCGCAGGACTACCGCTACTTCCCCGAGCCCGACCTGGTGCCGATCGCCCCCGACACCGCGTGGGTGGCCTCTCTCAAGGAGACCCTGCCGGAGCTGCCGAGCGTACGGCGCAAGCGGCTCCAGCAGGAGTGGGGCGTCTCCGGCCTCGACATGGAGGCCATGCACAACGCCGACGCCATCGGCCTGGTCGAGGCGACCGTCGCCGCCGGGGCCCCGCCCGCGGACGCCCGCAAGTGGTGGATGGGCGAGCTGGCCCGCCGGGCCAACGAGGCCGCGGTCCCGCTCAGCGAACTGCGGATCACCCCGGACCAGATCGCCCGGGTGTGCGCGATGGTCGCCGGGGGAGCGCTGAACGACAAGCTGGCCCGCCAGGTGCTGGAGGGCGTGCTGAACGGCGAGGGCTCCCCGGACGAGGTGGTGGCCGCACGCGGCCTGCAGATCGTCAACGACGAGGGTGAGCTGACGGCGATCATCGACCAGGTTCTGGCCGAGAACGCCGCGGCGGCCGACAAGGTCCGCAGCGGCAAGATCGCCGCAGTCGGCGCTCTCGTCGGCGGTGTCATGAAGGCCAGCCGCGGCAAGGCCGACGCCGGCCGGGCGCGTGAGCTGCTGCTGGAGAAGCTCGGCGTCTCCGAATAG
- the gatA gene encoding Asp-tRNA(Asn)/Glu-tRNA(Gln) amidotransferase subunit GatA: MSLIHTSAAELGALIASGEVSAVEVAQAHLARIAAVEPQVNAFLHVDAETTLEQARAVDARRAAGEDLGPLAGVPIAHKDVFTTVDMPTTAGSKILEGYRPPYDATVTRRLREAGLVILGKTNLDEFAMGSSTENSAYGPTRNPWDLSKIPGGSSGGSSAAVAAYEAPLSTGTDTGGSIRQPAAVTGIVGMKPTYGGSSRYGVIAFASSLDTPGPFARNVMDAALLHEAFSGHDAMDSTSIDAPVPSVVEAARNGDVAGLRIGVVKEFGGEGYQAGVLARFHETVELLESLGAKVVEVSCPSFTTALPAYYLIAPSEASSNLARFDAMRYGLRVGDDGTRSAEEVMALTRAAGFGPEVKRRIILGTYALSSGYYDAYYGQAQKVRTLIARDFEAAFHQVDVLISPTTPTTAFPIGERADDPMAMYLADLCTIPTNLAGNAAISVPIGLADEDGLPVGLQVMAPVLGDDRCYRVGAAVEKALEGRWGGSLLSKAPAL, translated from the coding sequence ATGAGCCTCATCCACACGTCCGCCGCCGAGCTGGGCGCGCTGATCGCGAGCGGTGAGGTCTCGGCCGTGGAGGTCGCCCAGGCCCACCTCGCCCGGATCGCCGCCGTCGAACCGCAGGTCAACGCCTTCCTGCACGTCGACGCGGAGACGACCCTCGAGCAGGCCCGGGCCGTCGACGCCCGCAGGGCCGCGGGAGAGGACCTCGGCCCGCTGGCCGGCGTGCCGATCGCGCACAAGGACGTCTTCACCACCGTCGACATGCCGACCACGGCCGGATCCAAGATCCTTGAGGGTTATCGCCCGCCGTACGACGCCACCGTGACCCGCCGCCTGCGCGAGGCCGGGCTGGTGATCCTCGGCAAGACCAACCTCGACGAGTTCGCGATGGGCTCCTCCACGGAGAACTCGGCCTACGGCCCCACCCGCAACCCGTGGGACCTGAGCAAGATCCCGGGCGGATCCTCCGGCGGCTCGTCCGCCGCGGTCGCGGCCTACGAGGCCCCGCTGTCCACCGGCACCGACACCGGTGGCTCCATCCGCCAGCCCGCGGCCGTCACCGGCATCGTCGGCATGAAGCCGACCTACGGCGGCTCGTCCCGCTACGGCGTGATCGCCTTCGCGAGCTCCCTCGACACGCCCGGGCCCTTCGCCCGCAACGTCATGGACGCGGCGCTCCTGCACGAGGCGTTCTCCGGCCACGACGCCATGGACTCGACCTCCATCGACGCCCCGGTGCCCTCGGTCGTCGAGGCGGCGCGCAACGGTGACGTGGCCGGGCTGCGCATCGGCGTGGTCAAGGAGTTCGGCGGCGAGGGATACCAGGCCGGCGTGCTCGCCCGCTTCCACGAGACCGTCGAGCTGCTGGAGTCGCTGGGCGCGAAGGTCGTCGAGGTCTCCTGCCCGTCGTTCACCACGGCCCTCCCGGCCTACTACCTGATCGCCCCGTCGGAGGCCTCGTCCAACCTGGCCCGCTTCGACGCCATGCGGTACGGCCTGCGCGTCGGCGACGACGGCACGCGGAGCGCCGAGGAGGTCATGGCGCTGACCCGGGCGGCCGGTTTCGGCCCCGAGGTCAAGCGGCGCATCATCCTCGGCACCTACGCGCTGTCCAGCGGCTACTACGACGCCTACTACGGCCAGGCGCAGAAGGTCCGCACACTGATCGCGCGTGACTTCGAGGCGGCCTTCCACCAGGTGGACGTGCTCATCTCGCCGACCACGCCGACCACGGCGTTCCCGATCGGCGAGCGCGCCGACGACCCGATGGCGATGTATCTCGCCGACCTGTGCACCATCCCGACCAACCTGGCGGGCAACGCGGCCATCTCGGTGCCGATCGGCCTGGCCGACGAGGACGGCCTGCCGGTCGGCCTGCAGGTCATGGCCCCGGTGCTCGGCGACGACCGCTGCTACCGGGTCGGCGCCGCGGTGGAGAAGGCCCTCGAAGGGCGCTGGGGCGGCAGCCTGCTGTCCAAGGCCCCGGCGCTTTAA
- a CDS encoding methionine synthase — MSGYPWGEAAATGVGSHPGTDHAEAIRVVFGELPALPYLPELPARGVGADMVGRTASLLVELPVEVQPSGWRFADRPGRDAKRARDHLVRDLDALEEAVQGYEGPFKIQVCGPWTLAGAVELHYGDKTLADPGAVRDLMDSFAEGLAAHVADVRRRVPGATEIVVQLDEPGLPGVLTGTVPTASGFGRLAAVEASTAAERLRSVLPAGAFTIVHCCAPDVPFGVLRAAGAGGVSLDASLLRRRDEDAIGESVEAGMAFFLGVVPGVDSRLPDAGVAAKPAIELWRRLGFPAAGLASQVVLTPTCGLAGASPAYARAALAASREAARVLRDDPDR; from the coding sequence ATGAGTGGATATCCGTGGGGTGAGGCGGCGGCGACCGGTGTCGGGTCGCATCCGGGAACAGACCACGCGGAGGCGATCAGGGTCGTCTTCGGCGAGCTGCCCGCGCTGCCGTACCTGCCGGAGCTGCCCGCGCGGGGAGTGGGCGCCGACATGGTCGGGCGCACCGCGTCGCTGCTGGTGGAGCTCCCGGTGGAGGTGCAGCCGTCCGGCTGGCGTTTCGCCGACCGGCCGGGACGCGACGCGAAGCGGGCCCGCGACCACCTCGTGCGCGACCTCGACGCGCTGGAGGAGGCGGTCCAGGGATACGAGGGGCCCTTCAAGATCCAGGTGTGCGGGCCGTGGACGCTGGCCGGGGCGGTCGAGCTGCACTACGGCGACAAGACGCTCGCCGACCCCGGAGCCGTGCGCGACCTCATGGACTCCTTCGCCGAGGGGCTCGCCGCGCACGTCGCCGACGTGCGCCGGAGGGTGCCCGGAGCCACGGAGATCGTGGTGCAGCTCGACGAGCCCGGCCTGCCGGGCGTCCTCACCGGTACGGTGCCGACCGCGTCGGGTTTCGGGCGGCTGGCCGCCGTCGAGGCCTCGACCGCCGCGGAGCGCCTCAGGTCGGTGCTGCCCGCCGGCGCGTTCACGATCGTCCACTGCTGTGCTCCGGACGTGCCCTTCGGCGTCCTGCGCGCCGCGGGCGCGGGAGGCGTCTCGCTGGACGCCTCCCTGCTCAGGCGCCGGGACGAGGACGCGATCGGCGAGTCGGTCGAAGCCGGGATGGCCTTCTTCCTCGGCGTCGTGCCCGGCGTGGACTCGCGGCTGCCCGATGCCGGCGTGGCCGCCAAGCCGGCCATCGAACTCTGGCGCCGCCTCGGCTTCCCCGCCGCCGGCCTGGCCTCGCAGGTCGTGCTCACTCCCACCTGCGGGCTGGCCGGAGCCTCGCCCGCCTACGCCAGGGCGGCTCTGGCCGCCTCCCGGGAGGCGGCGCGCGTGCTGAGAGACGACCCCGACCGGTGA
- the ligA gene encoding NAD-dependent DNA ligase LigA, with amino-acid sequence MAAEVEGVPVAALERHAEVAERVEEANWRYYVLDSPTASDAQYDAWMRELQRLEDEHPSLRTPDSPTQKVGAPLSSGFTSVAHLQRMESLDNAFNADEVVSWQARAERLAERDPAPYLCELKIDGLAIALVYEKGHLVRGVTRGDGRVGDDVTANVRTIADVPQRLTGDGVPDLVEVRGEVYMPVEGFERFNEQLVEAGRQQVANPRNAAAGSLRMKDPRDTAQRPLRMIVHGVGKWEGTLMPPSQSQIYERLREFGLPVSDLYKVVDDLEGINGFIEFYREHRHDPAYEIDGVVVKVDRVELQRNLGSTSRAPRWAIAYKYPPEEVNTRLLDIQVGVGRTGRVTPYGVMEPIVVAGSTVERATLHNASEVVRKGVRIGDMVVLRKAGDVIPEILKPVEELRDGTEREFTMPTHCPECGTELAYEKEGDADLRCPNARACPAQLRERIFFAAGRKAFDVEGLGYVAATALTQPLPPQEPLIRTEADLFDLTAEQLLPIRSVVRDPDTGLPKIDPETGDPKVVSFFANQSGELSKNAEKMLHELEKAKVKDDRPVARVLVALSIRHVGPPTARALAAEFRSIDAIASASEEELAAVEGVGPRVAAAIHDWFEVDWHREIVDRWKAAGVRMEDEPPSDQLPQTLAGLTFVVTGTLAAFTRDEAGAVLTSRGGKVASSVSKKTSFVVAGENAGSKLDKAAKLGVPVLDESGLQMLLTRGPEAAADVVVKQGE; translated from the coding sequence ATGGCTGCTGAGGTCGAGGGTGTTCCGGTTGCGGCGCTGGAACGGCACGCGGAGGTGGCCGAGCGGGTCGAGGAGGCCAACTGGCGTTACTACGTGCTCGACTCGCCCACCGCGAGCGACGCCCAGTACGACGCGTGGATGCGCGAGCTGCAGCGGCTGGAGGACGAGCACCCGAGCCTGCGCACGCCCGACTCGCCTACACAGAAGGTGGGCGCGCCCCTCTCCAGCGGCTTCACGTCGGTGGCGCACCTGCAGCGGATGGAGAGCCTGGACAACGCGTTCAACGCCGACGAGGTCGTCTCCTGGCAGGCGCGGGCCGAGCGGCTGGCCGAGCGCGACCCGGCCCCCTACCTGTGCGAGCTGAAGATCGACGGCCTGGCGATCGCGCTGGTCTACGAGAAGGGGCACCTGGTACGGGGGGTGACCCGCGGTGACGGTCGCGTTGGCGACGACGTGACGGCCAACGTGCGCACCATCGCCGACGTGCCGCAGCGCCTGACCGGTGACGGCGTGCCCGACCTGGTCGAGGTCCGGGGCGAGGTCTACATGCCCGTCGAGGGGTTCGAGAGGTTCAACGAGCAGTTGGTCGAGGCCGGCAGGCAGCAGGTCGCCAACCCGCGCAACGCGGCCGCGGGCTCGCTGCGGATGAAGGACCCACGGGACACCGCGCAGCGCCCGCTACGGATGATCGTCCACGGAGTCGGCAAATGGGAGGGCACCCTCATGCCGCCCTCCCAGTCGCAGATCTACGAGCGGCTCCGGGAGTTCGGCCTGCCGGTGAGTGACCTCTACAAGGTCGTCGACGACCTTGAGGGCATCAACGGATTCATCGAGTTCTACCGCGAGCACCGCCACGACCCGGCCTACGAGATCGACGGTGTCGTGGTGAAGGTCGACCGCGTCGAGCTCCAGCGCAACCTGGGCTCCACCAGCCGGGCGCCCCGCTGGGCGATCGCCTACAAATACCCGCCCGAGGAGGTCAACACCAGGCTCCTGGACATCCAGGTGGGCGTCGGCCGCACCGGCCGGGTCACGCCGTACGGCGTCATGGAGCCGATCGTCGTGGCCGGTTCCACGGTCGAGCGCGCCACGCTGCACAACGCCTCGGAGGTCGTGCGCAAGGGTGTGCGGATCGGTGACATGGTGGTGCTGCGCAAGGCGGGTGACGTGATCCCGGAGATCCTCAAGCCGGTCGAGGAGCTGCGCGACGGCACCGAGCGGGAGTTCACGATGCCGACGCACTGCCCGGAGTGCGGCACCGAGCTGGCCTACGAGAAAGAGGGCGACGCCGACCTGCGCTGCCCCAACGCCAGGGCGTGCCCGGCCCAGCTCCGCGAGCGGATCTTCTTCGCCGCCGGGCGCAAGGCCTTCGACGTCGAGGGACTGGGCTACGTGGCGGCCACCGCGCTGACCCAGCCGCTGCCTCCGCAGGAACCACTCATCCGCACCGAGGCCGATCTGTTCGACCTGACCGCCGAGCAGCTGCTGCCGATCCGCTCGGTGGTCCGCGACCCCGACACCGGGCTGCCCAAGATCGACCCGGAGACGGGTGACCCCAAGGTCGTCTCCTTCTTCGCCAACCAGAGCGGCGAGTTGAGCAAGAACGCCGAGAAGATGCTCCACGAGCTGGAGAAGGCGAAGGTCAAGGACGACAGGCCGGTCGCGCGGGTCCTGGTCGCGCTCTCCATCCGGCATGTCGGGCCGCCCACCGCACGGGCCCTCGCCGCCGAGTTCCGCTCGATCGACGCGATCGCCTCCGCCTCGGAGGAGGAGCTCGCCGCCGTCGAGGGGGTCGGTCCACGGGTGGCCGCCGCGATCCACGACTGGTTCGAGGTCGACTGGCACCGGGAGATCGTCGACCGGTGGAAGGCCGCGGGGGTCCGGATGGAGGACGAGCCGCCCTCCGATCAGCTCCCGCAGACCCTGGCCGGGCTCACCTTCGTGGTGACCGGCACCCTGGCCGCCTTCACCCGTGACGAGGCCGGTGCGGTCCTCACGAGCCGGGGCGGCAAGGTGGCGAGCTCGGTGTCGAAGAAGACCTCCTTCGTGGTGGCGGGGGAGAACGCCGGGTCCAAGCTCGACAAGGCGGCCAAGCTCGGCGTGCCGGTCCTCGACGAGAGCGGCCTGCAGATGCTCCTGACCCGGGGGCCGGAGGCGGCGGCCGACGTGGTGGTCAAGCAGGGAGAGTAA